One Rhodoluna sp. KAS3 DNA window includes the following coding sequences:
- a CDS encoding AMP-binding protein, with the protein MLVALLEPSLGQSIDAAMRVRRNGNVPLIGDYRWEPEFWASLIEKYDSAPTPPGVAWAAFSGGSTGSPRVIIRTHESWQNSFAPLNQLLQLTADDTFYAPGSTASSMTLFSIAHAQDLGADLVLGASVGVHAADLSAATFFHGTSTSFEQVLALLERGNPSQLRVALVGGENTTPQLRARAQALGITVVAYYGAAELSFVAIDPDGCGLQAFPGVDLELRDGILWSRSRYQSLGYLDGVAGALQKDDDGWATVGDIAVCESVHVLGSQEDRYRILGRSDGAILTAGATVIPEEVEAVLNQIDGVQASVVFGLATAGGILVAALIERSPQNPAHNLEFFRQQTVASLSPTHRPRIWFETTEIPRTAGGKIARNLVAKLAMQKALSKLQ; encoded by the coding sequence GTGCTCGTCGCTCTTCTAGAGCCCTCGCTCGGGCAGTCGATCGATGCGGCAATGAGGGTTAGAAGAAACGGAAATGTTCCACTCATCGGAGATTATCGGTGGGAGCCAGAGTTCTGGGCTTCTCTAATTGAAAAATATGATTCGGCTCCGACTCCTCCAGGGGTAGCCTGGGCGGCATTTAGCGGTGGCAGCACGGGTAGCCCTCGGGTCATTATCCGAACTCATGAATCCTGGCAAAACTCTTTTGCGCCACTTAACCAGCTCCTGCAACTAACTGCTGATGACACTTTTTATGCGCCGGGCTCCACAGCTTCTTCAATGACGCTTTTCTCGATTGCCCATGCCCAAGATCTTGGGGCAGACCTTGTTCTCGGCGCCTCTGTCGGAGTTCATGCCGCCGACCTATCGGCCGCTACTTTCTTCCACGGCACGAGCACCTCGTTCGAGCAGGTGCTCGCTCTTTTAGAGCGCGGAAACCCAAGTCAATTACGCGTCGCGTTAGTTGGAGGAGAAAATACCACTCCGCAGTTGCGGGCTCGCGCACAGGCTCTCGGTATAACAGTGGTTGCTTACTATGGCGCGGCCGAGCTGTCTTTCGTGGCCATAGACCCAGATGGCTGCGGGCTCCAAGCTTTTCCCGGTGTTGACCTTGAGTTGCGCGATGGCATTCTTTGGTCGCGTTCCCGCTATCAAAGTTTGGGCTATTTGGATGGTGTTGCTGGTGCGCTGCAGAAAGATGACGATGGCTGGGCCACTGTCGGCGACATCGCAGTTTGTGAGTCAGTTCACGTTTTAGGAAGCCAGGAAGACCGATACCGAATTTTGGGTCGATCCGACGGTGCAATACTCACAGCAGGCGCCACCGTGATTCCCGAAGAGGTTGAGGCGGTTCTGAATCAAATCGATGGCGTGCAAGCAAGCGTGGTTTTTGGGCTAGCCACGGCCGGCGGCATTTTGGTAGCGGCTCTAATTGAACGGTCACCTCAGAACCCCGCACACAATCTCGAATTCTTCAGGCAACAAACGGTTGCGTCACTTTCACCTACCCACCGCCCTAGAATTTGGTTTGAAACCACCGAAATTCCTAGGACTGCCGGCGGAAAAATTGCCCGCAATTTGGTGGCAAAGCTTGCCATGCAAAAGGCTCTGTCAAAACTCCAGTAG
- a CDS encoding thiolase family protein has product MHKTLVSANTAVIIGAKRTPISTRGGRLAKVPVENLAAAVISAVSAEAQKSLEVQGAGVAIGGVYLGNCMGPGGNLGRVSALAAGLPLSVPAMTIDTQCGSSLSAIMTAASAIESGLIPSGQLAIAGGAESASTAPTRSIDGVAYSRAPFAPAGFPDPDMGPAAQALAVKHNIARPIQDAYAVRSHDLASAFGAKGGFEPEIAMLPELEADDAPREGMSAMVERFTGLYPDLAPAEVAVTGGNSSRNSDGAAAVALISNAARSAGQPGLAIVGMVSIGVNPELPGIGPVAAVTELLNQSGLTMADITAFEMVEAFAAQTLSVLLGLGLAQIDTDQPNQLTVDPRVCANGGALALGHPWGASAAVSVVRLFSRLVRGGAPAGSLGIATVAVGGGMGMAVLVEVVR; this is encoded by the coding sequence TTGCACAAGACTTTGGTTAGCGCCAACACGGCGGTCATTATCGGTGCCAAACGCACACCGATTTCTACCCGTGGTGGTCGATTAGCTAAGGTGCCGGTCGAGAACTTGGCCGCTGCCGTGATTAGTGCAGTTAGCGCCGAAGCGCAGAAATCACTCGAAGTGCAAGGGGCTGGGGTGGCTATCGGCGGCGTGTATTTGGGTAACTGTATGGGGCCGGGTGGCAACCTAGGCCGAGTAAGTGCGTTAGCAGCCGGCCTACCGTTGTCGGTCCCGGCTATGACCATTGATACCCAATGCGGCAGCAGTTTGTCAGCAATCATGACAGCGGCATCAGCCATCGAAAGTGGTCTGATTCCAAGTGGGCAGCTGGCGATCGCTGGCGGTGCTGAAAGCGCTTCAACGGCTCCAACAAGATCTATCGACGGCGTCGCCTACTCTCGAGCCCCCTTTGCCCCTGCCGGTTTTCCCGACCCAGACATGGGGCCCGCAGCCCAGGCGCTCGCCGTGAAACACAACATCGCTAGACCAATTCAGGATGCCTACGCCGTGCGAAGCCATGACCTCGCAAGTGCGTTTGGGGCAAAGGGTGGCTTTGAGCCAGAAATAGCGATGTTGCCAGAGCTTGAAGCTGACGATGCTCCTCGCGAGGGCATGAGTGCCATGGTCGAGCGTTTCACCGGGCTTTATCCAGACCTGGCCCCGGCCGAGGTTGCCGTGACTGGCGGCAATTCCAGCAGAAACTCAGATGGCGCCGCAGCTGTTGCCTTGATTTCAAATGCCGCAAGATCTGCGGGCCAGCCTGGACTGGCCATCGTTGGAATGGTTTCAATCGGGGTAAATCCTGAATTGCCAGGAATTGGCCCAGTGGCAGCTGTGACCGAATTGCTGAACCAGTCGGGATTGACCATGGCCGACATCACCGCGTTTGAGATGGTCGAAGCCTTTGCAGCTCAGACTCTATCGGTGTTGCTGGGCCTTGGTTTGGCTCAGATTGACACCGACCAGCCCAATCAACTCACCGTTGACCCGCGAGTGTGCGCCAACGGCGGAGCACTGGCGTTGGGTCACCCGTGGGGGGCCAGCGCAGCCGTCAGCGTAGTCAGACTTTTTAGTCGCCTGGTTCGTGGCGGCGCACCAGCTGGGTCACTTGGTATCGCAACCGTTGCCGTCGGAGGCGGAATGGGTATGGCCGTATTGGTCGAGGTTGTGCGCTAG